A single window of Trueperaceae bacterium DNA harbors:
- a CDS encoding ABC transporter ATP-binding protein/permease — protein MARSAERRPVDLLDTDLPDYSVEAAKGAYRTRDRDRRRAMRAESVRDEDGEEFEKAYDQGIMLRLLGYLKPYRLQLSLGVGLLLLSSALTPVFPTLLARALDDYIIAASEPFASLDMDGRLRGLTVIVVVYLALRLLSFGLRFGYTYLVSWLGQRIIYDMRREMFAKIQRLHMGFFDRTPVGRLITRITSDVDAIQQMMTDGVVGLIADVGLMAGLLFYMFSINWRMALITLVVMPPLFLILNLLRRRIRTAYRSVRLRTSRSNAYLAENLSGMKTVQLFNREARNARRFDELNLQLLEANNEQVRWFSLFFPTIGITSAISTALILYYAGTQLVPDVASFVTIGTLVAYIQYSGMFFRPLQDLSDKFNIIQAAMASSERIFGLLDTPEQIADLPDAAGFAGSFRGEVAFEDVWFAYDDEEWVLRGVDFTIAPGESVAFVGHTGAGKTTIISLVSRFYDVQKGRVTIDGKDVRDYDQVQLRKHVGIVLQDPFLFSGTVRSNITLGDDSVPQERVEEAARFVNAHEFISRLPDGYDTPVLERGAGFSTGQKQLIAFARALVQNPDILLVLDEATANVDTETEELIQDALKKLMQGRTSIIIAHRLSTIQDVDRILVMRKGKLIEQGNHFDLLKVEGYYRKLYELQYRDRAARSG, from the coding sequence ATGGCCCGCAGCGCCGAACGCCGCCCCGTCGACCTGCTCGACACGGACCTGCCCGACTACTCGGTCGAGGCGGCAAAGGGGGCCTACCGCACACGGGACCGCGACCGACGCCGCGCCATGCGCGCGGAGAGCGTCCGGGACGAGGACGGCGAGGAGTTCGAGAAGGCGTACGACCAAGGCATCATGCTGCGGCTCCTCGGCTACCTCAAGCCGTACCGCCTCCAGCTCTCGCTCGGCGTGGGGCTCCTCCTCCTGAGCAGCGCCCTCACCCCCGTCTTCCCCACCCTGCTGGCGCGCGCGCTCGACGACTACATCATCGCGGCGTCCGAGCCGTTCGCCAGCCTCGACATGGACGGGCGTCTGCGCGGCCTCACAGTGATCGTGGTCGTCTACCTGGCGTTGCGGCTCCTCAGCTTCGGCCTCCGGTTCGGCTACACCTACCTGGTGTCGTGGCTGGGGCAGCGCATCATCTACGACATGCGGCGCGAGATGTTCGCCAAGATCCAGCGGCTGCACATGGGCTTCTTCGACCGCACGCCCGTCGGGCGCCTCATCACGCGCATCACGAGCGACGTCGACGCCATCCAGCAGATGATGACGGACGGCGTGGTGGGGCTCATCGCCGATGTCGGCCTCATGGCCGGCCTGCTCTTCTACATGTTCTCCATCAACTGGCGCATGGCCCTCATCACTCTCGTCGTCATGCCGCCGCTCTTCCTCATCCTCAACCTGCTCAGGCGCCGCATCCGCACCGCGTACCGGTCCGTGCGCCTCAGGACCTCGCGCTCGAACGCCTACCTCGCCGAGAACCTCAGCGGCATGAAGACGGTCCAGCTCTTCAACCGTGAGGCCCGCAACGCCAGGCGCTTCGACGAGCTCAACCTGCAGCTGCTCGAGGCCAACAACGAGCAGGTGCGCTGGTTCAGCCTCTTCTTCCCGACCATCGGCATCACGAGCGCCATCTCGACCGCGCTCATCCTGTACTACGCCGGCACGCAACTCGTGCCGGACGTGGCGTCGTTCGTGACCATCGGCACGCTCGTGGCGTACATCCAGTACTCCGGCATGTTCTTCCGTCCCCTGCAGGACCTCTCGGACAAGTTCAACATCATCCAGGCGGCCATGGCCTCGAGCGAGCGCATCTTCGGTCTCCTCGACACGCCGGAGCAGATCGCGGACCTGCCGGACGCCGCCGGCTTCGCAGGCTCGTTCAGGGGCGAGGTCGCGTTCGAGGACGTCTGGTTCGCCTACGACGACGAGGAGTGGGTGCTCCGCGGCGTGGACTTCACGATCGCGCCGGGGGAATCAGTGGCGTTCGTCGGGCATACGGGGGCGGGCAAGACGACGATCATCAGCCTCGTGAGCCGCTTCTACGACGTGCAGAAGGGCCGCGTCACGATCGACGGCAAGGACGTCCGCGACTACGACCAGGTGCAGTTGCGCAAGCACGTCGGCATCGTGCTGCAAGACCCGTTCCTGTTCTCGGGCACCGTGCGCAGCAACATCACCCTGGGCGACGACAGCGTGCCGCAGGAGCGCGTCGAGGAGGCGGCCAGGTTCGTCAACGCGCACGAGTTCATCTCGCGCCTGCCGGACGGCTACGACACGCCCGTGCTGGAGCGCGGGGCGGGCTTCTCGACGGGGCAGAAGCAGCTCATCGCGTTCGCCCGCGCCCTCGTGCAGAACCCCGACATCCTCCTCGTGCTCGACGAGGCTACCGCCAACGTCGACACCGAGACGGAGGAGCTCATCCAGGACGCCCTGAAGAAGCTCATGCAGGGGCGCACGAGCATCATCATCGCCCACCGCCTCTCGACCATCCAGGACGTCGACCGGATCCTCGTGATGCGCAAGGGCAAGCTGATCGAGCAGGGCAACCACTTCGACCTGCTCAAGGTGGAGGGGTACTACCGCAAGCTGTACGAGCTCCAGTACCGGGACCGCGCCGCGCGTTCCGGTTGA
- a CDS encoding cyclic-di-AMP receptor → MKLILAIVQDADSSRLQEALGENGFQSTKLASTGGFLREGNTTVLIGVQDHKVPEVKEIIHATCRERTKVVTAGSPIHALEGVFASQPMEVPVGGAIVFVLSTDEFVRL, encoded by the coding sequence ATGAAGTTGATCCTCGCCATCGTGCAGGACGCGGACTCCTCGCGTCTCCAGGAAGCCCTGGGGGAGAACGGTTTCCAGTCCACCAAGCTCGCGTCGACCGGGGGCTTCTTACGTGAGGGCAACACGACCGTGCTCATCGGCGTCCAGGACCACAAGGTTCCAGAGGTGAAGGAGATCATCCACGCCACGTGCCGCGAGCGCACCAAGGTCGTCACGGCCGGCTCCCCCATCCACGCGCTCGAAGGCGTCTTCGCCAGCCAGCCCATGGAGGTGCCCGTCGGCGGCGCCATCGTGTTCGTGCTCTCGACGGACGAGTTCGTCAGGCTGTAA